The sequence TTGAAtagaaaatgccaattttttgattctatGTGACAATTGGTTTCTTTCTTTGTGatagcaaattaaaaaaatatttcaatgtcATAATAATTAACTAGAAGCTTCAATAATGAACTATGAATAGCATATAAGTTTGAAATCTATTGATAAAagattatcaacaaaaaagaaaagagttaAACCATGTAAAACTTTTAGTCAAGTGTTAGAAATGTGTTGATTGAGTAGCCCCTCTCGAGACGCGAGTAAGAAATCGATTGATCAACGATAGGTGGGAGGCAGTGCGCTGGGCCCTACGCTCACCATCGGCATCTCTGTGCAACGCGTACTATCTCGACGACCCATCTGTCCAATTGCTACACGCATTCGCGATCTTGTTCCGCGCTGGACCACACTACCAACACTTCCCGCTTGACCCTTTCTCTCTCCCGGAGCCTAATAACACCTGCTTTTTCTACTGgtcgttttttcttttattaatTGCCTCTTTTCTCTCAGCgtgtttgttttttgtcttctattttcaattttgaaaaagaaaaacatttttctcgttattcaaaagtttctcTTCATGTTTTCTTCTCCGTGTGAAAAACAGTATAGATTTCTCATTCCCAATTCTCTTCCACCTCACCGGGTCACGTGAACTTGATGCGAAGGAAAACAAACCCTCAACTGTCTAGCACTCACAGTTTCTGGTTCCCGAGCGGTGGCGGCACACAAGGTCGAAAAAATTCAGTCACCAAAAATTGATAGCCTCGGCTGTTTTGGCGTGTCAAATTAATGAACACTGTCTTAAGAATTTCAACATAATGTTTcatctttttcctttttagaTTTATCATCTCctgtttgaatttaaatatttcacaaaGTACAAAAAGTTACGATATAGCCAACTTTTCATAACAGAGAAAAACCACTgtaatgtcaaattttcagaaaattggtgaatttCTGTTAAATATCCTTAGTATCCTCAATTAACAAGTTCCTAATCAATTTCTCTCCGAATCTATTTCCAACCAAAAAGTGTTTCAAGTTTGGCATGTCGCCCGTCCCGCTGTTCATCCCGTCCATCTTCGCTCGTGTGTCCCGTCCATCCCACATATCGAAAATATATTGGtagtgtgtgtatgtgtgtgtgtgtgtagaACTGGCCACACAGACGTATATACTGTTAGATACGGGGAGAACCACCAGAGATGAAGAGAAATGGTGGTGAGTGGTCGAGCGCACGTCGATGAGTGTCTATGAGTGCGGTGGTGAGCGCATGAGCGCGTGAGTGTGCGGCGGTGCGGTTTCTCCGTCTCTACACGACATGAAACCCTCTCAGTTGACCCTACGTTCCTTCTTCTCtctgcacacacacacacatacacacagcGGTCTCATTGATTCgtgaaagaaaaagagagagcGAGAGTGCGGGAGGGTGGTCTGATGAGTGAAGCGTGAGCGGACAGACTCACGGGGGTTAGTAGTAGTGAAGCGAGGAAAAAGTGGAAAGACGGGGAGTTTCCGCTGCGTCTCTCGCCCGGCAAGCAATTTGATGTTGGCCTCTCACTATGAGATGGAGAGAGACAGACAGGGAGAGAAACGCGCAATGTCGTCGCCGGTCGCCTTCTCGCCCTCGATCGGGGTagccagcagcagcagcagcagcagcagcagcagcccAGCCAACCAGCCTGCGAAGCACCAGACCCCTCTTCTAACTAGTCTCTCTCCTTCTTCTGCTTTTTCCTTCTCCTTTCTCTCTTTCCTGCTTTTTCCTTAACCCCTTGTCCGCCTAGTTCCCACCTAGCCAGCAGCGCCCCGGGGGCTTTTGGGGCCTTTCTTTACAACAGTAGTTATGTAGGTTGTACAAAacttattaaattttttaatgtttaccTTTTTACAGGAGAACGCTTTTTACACTGAACTTGTTTCTATCTAGCAGTATTGCATTAATTAATAGTTTATGCTTTCTAACTTTGACAATGATCTtgtaaaacataattttgcTCAATACTGTTTGAATGGCTTTAgatcattttttataaaatttctattAAGCTGATACTCCTGGtccgtaaaattttcaattgcctTCATGAAATCCTGCTCGTTACGCGGCTAATGTTGTTCGACCAATGTACCCATGTCGAAATCAAATAGTGTTATCAATCAGTCTATcagtttctttgttttctcttGTCATCTATCATTTACCATCACGCTCTCGCCAAAACTCATCAATCAataatattccattttttacaGATAAGCTCAAACTCTGATCGCCAGAGCGCGATCAACGCAACCATGGAGAGTCTCgcaaaaaacttcaacaacATTTCAATAGACGACGCAGCGTGGCATCCTAACGACCAACAGCCTGTATGGGGAAACAACGGTCTCCAGCAGCAACGTGTCTGGGCTCCGCCGGTACCGCAGCCACAGTTCCCAAACAGATCGCCATGGCAACAGGAATCGAACGATATCGGTAATTGGCAATTGTAATCTTGATGacgtaaaaattgtttcagagcCAAATGTCAACGAAGCCCTTGTTGGACTCAGTGGCACAGGCTCATCAAGTCAAAGCCAATGGGGTGGCATTCAGAATACAGATTATGAGAAACAGATATGGGGTGATCCACCATTGAGCGATGTGCAGTATCCACTTCAACCACATGCCTGTAAGTTCAAATTTGATTAGACgttatatttataaatttaaatctataaattttcagcgttcGGTGAATTGAATAGTCTTGGAGGTCAATCTGCGCCTTGGTCCATAGGGTCTCAGCCAGCGCACCCGGTTTGGAGTAACGGAGGAATGGGAAAAGAATCTGATGACTTTTGGAAACAGCAACAGCCTCAACAGCATCAGCAATACCCGATGCCATTGCTGCAGGGAGCCTGGAATACAGGCATGAGACATGGACCACCAGGACAAGGACAACGTAGTGGGCCAATGATGCAGCAGCAGCAAGACTACCAAGGGGGATGGGGTGGCCCGAATAACATGGGTGGCAACAAGCAGATGAACCGTCCATGGGGGCAGGACAGCAATCGTGGAATGTCAGGCATGCCGCCCCGAAACGGTCGTCCAAACCACAACCAGGGACGGTACTCTGGCAATATGGGTGGCGGTGTTGACGTTTCAGTTCCACCACCGATGGATATGCACATGGGAGGTGGTATGGGTGGAATGAGAAATATGGGTGTTGCTCCGAATAGTGGACACGGATCATGGAAGAATAACAATGCTGGTGGAGGTCAAGGAGGCCACGGCGGTCAAAGAAACTACAACAACCGTGGTGGAATGGGACACAGTGGAAGCCAGAGTGGCGGAGGATCCAATATGTGGAACAGCACCGGAAACAATGGAAGTGGTGGAAGCATGCAGCAGTTCATGGGAGGAGACCAGCAGTACAACAATCCATTCCCAATCGGCGGAGCTGCTGATGATCTCACACTGACTGTTTGGCATGATCCAAACGGAGAACTCAAGAAATGGCAGAGAGATACTGGAGTGTCCTATTGGGGAGACCCGGAGAagcaaagtgagttttttaaaaaaatatttccttgGTGGGAATTGAATGAAATTCTCCATTGtttcatgaaaaactgaaattagtCTAAATGTGTTGCTATAGAAATCACCTATTATCGACTATTTTTGCAGCTGACCGTACCATTAGCTTGTGGATTGTTGGCGAAGGTGCCGATGAGGATTTGGAAACTGCATTGAACCGATGTCCAGTACCACAGAAAAAGGTAATATTGTTGTCTTAGGTATTAAATTGAACTTCATGTCTCAGGGAGAGGACAATCAACGTTTCCCATTCCCAGTACCAGCGAAACGGCCAATTGTTGTGACCGGATGGGGAGAGCTTCCAGAAAATGATCCAAACAATCCGTCCAAGAGCGAGTCGACGATATTCGACGAGAACAACAGATGGAACGACTTGACAACTGAGCAAAATCCATGGTATCTTCCGAATCAGCACACTTCAACATTCTCCAGTGACAACACCACTGGATCGTGGGTGCAGGGAGGAACAATTCCACTCAATGAGCCCGGAACCAATCAACACGTGGCTGTGGCGGAGATGCTGAAGAACGCTGTCGACAAGGGATACCTGGACCAGAGCGTGACGATGATGGCCAACTTACCGCCAATGGTGCTGCAGTATGTCAATATGCTGCTCGTCAAAATTCCAGCGTTGGATAGTGTGGAGAATGAGCTGAAGCAGATAATTGAGAGTTCTCTGCCAGAAGATGTGAAAGAGGTTGATCCACAGAATCAACAAAAGTACATGAATGATAGTCAAAAGGTGAGGAAGATTGTCGAGTTTTCAGGTTGTTCAggataaaattatgaaaaattaaaatagtagAAGCCAAAATAATTATCATACTACAACCTATTATTATAGGAAACAAATGAAAGCTAGACATTTtgctagaaatttaaaatatcaacCTTACCAGAAAACTAGCTTAGATCCTgcttaaacctagattttaaATTGGGCGGCgggatagctcagtcggtagtggtggccgctagcaagCTGGAAGTCATGAGTTCAAGCCCCCTAGGTttacccagcctctattgagaagtggagcaatcaacgactggattatcggtcACGGTCCCCGGCTTGAACGTGGCTCAAATAATAGCCCGGTGGGAGCCCCACCAGACAGTGCACTACGGAACTGAAttccagatccgcagtgcataacACCTGAAgtacggatcgtcctttaatcctttaatatcaaacttttgaaaaatattagacGCATCGCTAAGGAGCTCAGATTACTTCAGTTCGATTGCTTGCAAAGATGAATAATATGAATACCaaacaaatcaattttccagcttGAACACAATCGTCTCATCATCGAAGTGACGACAGCAAAGATTGAAGTTCAAGAATACTCGAAAAAAGTGAACCGTGCGCTGATGGACGCTGGAATTGTGCAACCGCAGGAGCAACGTGCGCCAGCCTCAACGGAGGACTATCACTACTCGTTCTTAGAATAGATTGTATCGCCCACCGATCTTCTCTCCCACACACGAACAATTATCATCATTACTTTTATTTTGTGTTTCGCACTGTAATCTGAATTTtaagtttggaaatttgaaattcaaagtttcagcCTTGTCATCATCATTTCCCATTAACTTGTCTCAGTGACCTTTGACATTTTCttcaatacttttttactCTCCCCCTTTCTCTTTAATttcgtgtgtgtgtgtgtctgtTTCCTTACTTTATTGCCTCCGGATTTCTATTGTAAACGTGGTCTTGTGAATGTTCTCTCTATCTTGTCGTCTCCTTCCTTCTTTACTGCTGATCAGACGGGGAAAATTACacgttttttgtatttcaccTCTCGTTTTGCCATCTCCagataatcaatttttcttgtttaagGGGAGGCTCTCGCCTTTCCCCCTCCCACTAAGAATAATTTGGTGGCTGGTGCTTGGTCTCACAGGGATTCCAGGTTTATGTCTGCCAGTTCATACCttctcttctctctctctcataaTAGGGGTCTTTGTTCCAACAATTTCCAACCACGCGTAAATCCATCTTACTTTCCCTTTTCCATAACATCCAAACCTCAAAATATAATAAAGTCCATATTAATCAAAATActgtatttctttttttaaattgtatcctttcgaaaatataattcagtttttggGGCTATTTCCACTAAAACTGCACTTTCTGCAGAGCCTCTGCGAGCATTTTCACCCCACTACTCTTAATCCCCCACGTTCACTTTTCAATCAAGCTATtcccatttttaatttgaatcaaaatttctgtgtaTGCTTTGCTTCCAAACGTCATTTGTAATCTGGGTCTTTTCTACGTCATTCTTTACAGTTTCAATGTGCTAATGTCTCCCGTCTCTTGTCTCTTTTTGCTCTCACCCTCACTCACTAAGTTccaaccaaaaattgtgatgAAATTATCCCTGAAAACTTGTCAAAATTGGTTCAATCAGCTACATGCGCACACTTTGAAAatcatacaaaaataaatacaagAAACGCCTTTCTAAACGATACATAAACTCGTCGTCCCGGCAGCATTTCCCTAGAAACCAGGTCAATTCCTAGTACGGCCCTTTTCCGAATTCTCGCtctcaatttcaaacaaaatggTGTTCTCATTTCATTGTCTTCTTCTCCAAACTTACCGGACTTCAAATAAACTCATTATGTGCAGTACAGTTTCACAATTCGGGACCCTCTCTCTTCCAGAAATTTGTCAATTCCCCTCTCTCATTTCTCACTCCGGCTCTCAAAAATCTTGATTAAATCTCGCATGAACATGTAATAATCAAAACTGTTTTCTTATCTCTTACCATACTTTACTTGTAACACCCATGCCGTCCAACATCACCTTTGGTTCTATTCTCGTATAATAAAACGTTGTGAATTAAACTCTGGAATGTTCAATTTTAGGGAGCAGAAATGAAATAGCACTGTTTctgtatttattttaatatttatttcaagttttaggtTTGAGTGTATGATAGAAACacaattaatattttgtattcaaaataGCCAATTTGTTCAGCAACCGCTTTTTGGTATCACCTGTGCAGCCAGAAACCATTTCTCGTAAAATAAAAGCTTGTCAAAAAGATTCTCCCCGGCCGGGAATTGAACCAGGGTCTCGCATGTGACAGACGCGGATACTCACCACTATACTACCGAggacacatttttcaaagaattcggAGGCTTTCAAAATCATTAATGTAAGTTGAAACCAGATTTACTCTGCAATTCTTACTTAAATTGTAGCATTTTGGCCGACTAATAGTatgtaaaataaatatgaaaaaacaaacataaaataatttgacaGTTGACCTTGTCGCATTAAAACCAAAAGTATACAAAATATAAGCTGCCAATGATGCATGAGCAAATGTATagcctgaaaaaataagtaCTCAAGTTTGCCACTTACAGAATTTCCTATTTGATATCTACATCAAAGACCAATATCTTAAAATGACCATTAAAGCCAAACGAGCAAAAAGATTCTCCCCGGCCGGGAATTGAACCCGGGTCTCGCATGTGACAGACGCGGATACTCACCACTATACTACCGAggacacatttttcaatgaattcggaggctttcaaaaacattaatgTAAGTTAACCCCAGATTTACGGTATAAATCTTgctgaaattgtttcatttggGCTGATTAATAATATGTAAAATAACTATGAGAAAACATACTTGTCAATtgactttttcaattatagCCAAAAGTATACAAAATATGAGCTGCCATTCATGTATGAGCAAATGTAGAACAAGAAAAAGCGGGACTCAAGTTTGCCATTCGCAGAGTTTCCTATGGGAGACCTACATACATGCAAGACTAATGTCCAATTTTTCCGCAGAGCTGAAAAGTaaacttacttacttacttagtCGCAATAGTCCTAGATGGTTCATAGTCtcttttcataattgtttttcttttttgagaaGGTTTTGATGGTGTCCAGGAATTTCAGTGCGTGAGTGCATCTGTATATTTACGAAGGTCTGCACAAACATCGTGGATGGTTCTGGTCAAATATAGGTTTTgctgaaaacgttttttatggggttattcaagtaatgtagcaaaatgtatgtgacgtcacaaatgtattaaaatacatgtttttatgtattttaatacagttgtgacgtaatttttctacactttttaattttccgacactacttgaataaccccattagatTTTATTTCTGTGAATTCTAGTTTTAATCCCTATAGAAGAATTTTCTTTTGACTTTGGGAATCAGAAAccattaatttttgtaaatttcctgCCATCTCAGAGTCGcctatcaatttttctttgccCTGTTAAAACCCCttctttgttttcagaaagtgtGCCAATATAGATTTCAAAATCAGTACTGGGAAACGCTAATATCATCCGAACTAAATTTATGttacttttttctattatGTTATGATAATCGGTTTGTCATTGTAAATTAATTGAAGTGATCAGAATGGAACATgcaattcatcaaaaaaagatTCTCCCCGGCCGGGAATTGAACCCGGGTCTCGCATGTGACAGACGCGGATACTCACCACTATACTACCGAggacacatttttgaaagactgttctgttaaaaaatcaatgctGATGTCAGCTAcgagaatttatttttatcagGGAAACaatgattttaatatttttgtagaccaacttgtaaaattttctgttcacTGAACAACTTCTAGTTATTCTACAATCTTGTTGGATCGTTTTACAGTGCCTTCCATGTATCATTAGAGAATAgtcatttgcaaaaaatgtgcaattcaagcaaaaaaataatcattaaACTCAAAATGTTTCTTATTTCTAATTCATCTTTGTAAAATATTGTCGCATTTTCTGgcttttagttttttcgtCTACTCTGCCATTTTCCCGTATAGAGTTCCCAGTTTCGTTAGGCTaataattcaacaaaaaaatcatgtcCACCAACCCAGCCtgcaaaattaacaaaaattcgattagGTTCGAGACGTCCATTTCTTCCTTAcctcttcaaaatttctaagaaCAAGGAAAGAGCAGCCGCCCTCAAAGAGCAGCCAGTATCTTTTATTTGTTCGGACTGTTCAAATAAGTGAGAGTATGTTAATTATGGAATGGGTGGATAGAGACGGACGAAAGACAAAGCGACGCGGCAAAAAGTGGCACCGGCACTTCCGTT comes from Caenorhabditis elegans chromosome X and encodes:
- the ain-1 gene encoding ALG-1 INteracting protein (Product from WormBase gene class ain;~Confirmed by transcript evidence), translating into MESLAKNFNNISIDDAAWHPNDQQPVWGNNGLQQQRVWAPPVPQPQFPNRSPWQQESNDIEPNVNEALVGLSGTGSSSQSQWGGIQNTDYEKQIWGDPPLSDVQYPLQPHASFGELNSLGGQSAPWSIGSQPAHPVWSNGGMGKESDDFWKQQQPQQHQQYPMPLLQGAWNTGMRHGPPGQGQRSGPMMQQQQDYQGGWGGPNNMGGNKQMNRPWGQDSNRGMSGMPPRNGRPNHNQGRYSGNMGGGVDVSVPPPMDMHMGGGMGGMRNMGVAPNSGHGSWKNNNAGGGQGGHGGQRNYNNRGGMGHSGSQSGGGSNMWNSTGNNGSGGSMQQFMGGDQQYNNPFPIGGAADDLTLTVWHDPNGELKKWQRDTGVSYWGDPEKQTDRTISLWIVGEGADEDLETALNRCPVPQKKGEDNQRFPFPVPAKRPIVVTGWGELPENDPNNPSKSESTIFDENNRWNDLTTEQNPWYLPNQHTSTFSSDNTTGSWVQGGTIPLNEPGTNQHVAVAEMLKNAVDKGYLDQSVTMMANLPPMVLQYVNMLLVKIPALDSVENELKQIIESSLPEDVKEVDPQNQQKYMNDSQKLEHNRLIIEVTTAKIEVQEYSKKVNRALMDAGIVQPQEQRAPASTEDYHYSFLE